Genomic DNA from Pygocentrus nattereri isolate fPygNat1 chromosome 11, fPygNat1.pri, whole genome shotgun sequence:
acccatccatgaagtgaaacaccacatacactctagtgagcgcggacacttgcccggagcggtgggcagcccaatctgcagcgcccggggagcagttgggggttaggtgtcttgctcaaggacacctcagtcatgtgctgtcggctctggggatagAACCGGtgaaccttccggtcacgaagctggttccctaacctccaccccatgactgcccctattAGAGATGTTAGTCTGCCACAGTTGAACATATAATTGTGGCAGAAAGAGTTTTGCAAACATTTCAAAAGACAATCAGCTATTAAAGCCTGGAATTGCTATTAAAACCTGGATGAACGCATGGATCACAGAACATTTGAAATACTAGCCTGCAGTCAAGTGTTTGCTTATCACACTGGGCTTTTGCGCGGGTTTCGCGTGAGCTGAAAGTTTTCTAAATGCAAAGTGTTAGCTAATTTTGGACTGTGCAGTACTAGAATGATTAGCAAAATGTATCTgctgatatttttttatttttaaagtggaAATCCAAAAGGCTTAAACTTGCTTGGACTGTGCTTAAACTGTGCTACATGCTTGATTAATAAGCATTAATTAATCCAATTCATTAATAATGTTTTGTAAGTTATAGAAGAAATATTTTgagttttctccttttttttttattttatttttaattgtcttGCCTCTTATAAGGATTATTAAAGTGTGACGATATAGAACAGCAGGTACTGTGTACCGTGCTGTTTATTACATCTTGCCCTGAAGGTTGTCGGGGAAATTGAAAATTCTCCTGACAAATAAAGCCTTTGGCCGTTGTTCCACTGCTACATCTCATAATTAAAAAAGTAGAATGAAAACAAAGTTCAAAAGTGAGTTTAGgagaaaaatgtgcaaaaactgCTGGTTCTTGTGTATGTCTGACTTTACATGTTTAGCTGCTACATGCTAcgtgtgtggttggttagtgtagtgggtaacacctttgccttctacactgtagactggggtttaatccccacctgggtaaaacaccctacactacaccaataagagtccttgggcaagactcctaacaccaccttcgcctacctgtgtaaaatgatcaaactgtatgTTGCTCTGTGTaagatgccataaatgtaataaatgtacaTGTTGCTGGATTACACAGCTTTCACAGTTGAAACATAACGTTCATTCTCAATCATATACCAGCCATGATTTGAAAACGAGCAGGTGTGCATAGGCAAGAAGTCTTTGTAGTAACAAATCTATATCTATGCCTTTTGTCCCGCAGGCACTGGCGTATTTTGAGCAGCTGAAGGAATCTCAGGATGGCTGGGAGGTTTGCGGTGAGGCTTTGGCTAAAGGAATCTACAGGTTTGCTCTACCAGTACTGGTGGTTTCCACAATTACAGTTGTGCTATGCGTAGTTGCATTATTATTAAAGttcatttatattgtgttgCATTTAAATCAAGCTACCTAATTAATCTTTTGAACGAAGGccatattatttaattattaatgtaattGATGGTGCCAGCTGTACATTCATCCATTGTAGCTACAGTGTTTCTGCTTCCTGTCTTTTCATTAGGAAGTGGCAGGAAGCAGTTAAAAAATATTGTCATTTGAATAGATGACTATGATTGGCTCATTGTTTTTAAGACATTCATTGTTATTGGTcaaatttttttcccccactgcaTTTGGTTTATTCAAAAAGTCTGTCTTTTTTTATAGGCTCTGATGTTCAGTTAAGTGATGTTACTTTATGATGTGACTTTTGGTtgcgtttttcttttcttttcttttcttatccATCAGTGATGACCATGTGAAGTTCTTCTGTTTTCAAGTACTGGAGCATCAGATCAAATACAGGTACAACGAAGgagatttttcttcttctcatcattgtgaatgtgtatgtttgtggaAATAATTCACttctgtttaaaagtttggagtTGCTTGTCATAAacaatttatattatatacagttaTAATTATTGAAATGAAATGTGGTGTATTCTGAATTTTATTATACTTGATTTTTTTGCTGTTACACCTTGCTCAATCATTTTAGTCTGTAGCTCTGTTCATAGTTCTTGACACATGTAAAattacttaattatttaataactaatTATCTGAAATCTCTGAAGTTGCACGGGACttgaatatttgaataattGTAAATACATTAATTACCACTGTAACCAAATTGGTTTTATGTCAAAGTGATtcaaaaattttttttacagaaattttAGACTTTTGAACCATAGTGTGAGATCTTGACAGGAGAGAAAGTGATTTAAACATATCAACCAATGAACAGAACTGATATCATATGATCAGATACACACCAGTTTCAAAGTGAGGTCACAAACTTGTTGGAATCTGTGTCCGACAGGCACGGGAGCCTCACTGGAGCGCAGCAGCAGCTGATTAGAGAGACTCTGATGAAATGGCTGCAGTTGCAGGTGTGAACCTCACTCTTGCTATATATTTCTAGGCTCAGACTCTGATGTTCTTTTGTCAGCTGTGGGATTTTATTTTTGGAAGGAAGCGTTATGTGGAGGTGGGAGCCTGTGAGAGTGGTGCCGCTGAgttcttgtgtttttgtgcagtTGATGAGCACGCAGTCAGAGAAACCCTTCATCAAGAACAAGGCTGCCCAAGTGTTTGCCCTGACCTTCATTATGGAGTACCTGACAGTGTGGCCCAAGTTCTTCTTTGACTTGCTCTCATTGGTGGGCCTGAGCCCTCATGGTCTTGACATCTACTTGCGCACTCTCATGGCCATTGATGCTGAGGTGGTGGACAGGGATATCTTGCATTCACCTGAGGTACGCTGGGCCAAAGGTCATGATGAACCTTTTGTTCTGTGAGGGTCGTCTTCTCAATAAACAATGTCCCTTCACCTATAACACTTACAGTTTTAGCAGAACCTTCATAACACTTCTAACACTTTATCTTCTGTTCTCCAGGAGACACGCAGGAACACACTGATTAAAGACAGTATGCGGGAGAACTGCATCCCGGCTCTGGTGGAGTCCTGGTACCAGATCTTGCAGACGTATCAGCAGAGCAATAGCGAGCTGACCTGCCAGTGTCTGGAGGTGGTAGGAGCGTACGTCTCCTGGATCGACCTGAACCTCATTGCCAATGACAGGTCAGAAAAGAGGGAAGCAGGACCAGCTGTTCTGTGTAGATGAGTTGCAGCTTAAAAGGCAGCTTCAGTAGTTCCATTGTCAAACAGGTCTCTCTGAGTTGGTCCTTGACTGAGAAGTTAATCTCGTCTTTTCCAGAATACTCTGGtctgagcaaaaaaaaatcagtttgcTTTTATTGGAATCAAAGTAGTGATTCAGCTGAGGCATCCTGGTTGATCttttatatacaaccccaattccaatgaagttgggacgttgtgtaaaacataaataaaaacagactatgatgatttgcaaatccttttcaacctatattcaattgaatacactacaaagacaagatatttaatgttaaaacagataaactttgttttcttttcaaaatgagtgaatatttgcaaaaaacaaagtttatccgtttgatctttaaatatcttgtctttgtagtgtattcaattgaatataggttgaaaagagaTGGACCAGATGGATTTTTGAGGTGTGTAACTAATGTTAGTTGGCAATGTTGTGGTTTTGCAAACGGTTACTACGGTTGCTACTGCAAAGCTAACCACAAACATTAGCGAACGAGCCAAAACAATAGTGACCTTCTACGGAGGTATTACCCACCTGTTAAGCAGAAACAGTGACTCTTTACTTGTAATTTCTTTTCATGCCTTCAACAAAATCAGCTTCTTTTTCGCCAGTTTCTAGTTCAGATTTTTCTGTTTAACCTTAATTTGATCATTGAAATAACTGGAGCCTATACAAGTGACGCTGCTAACAGTACATGACCATTCTTCtgcttcacggatgggtttTAAAAgatactgtaaaatgaaaaaagctgaAAGGGCTGACATAGGATTGCTTTTTtagttgtgcagtttgatgaagGTCATAAAGCCAGTCCAGTGGAAGCTAAGATTAGTGCTCAGATGCTAATGTTCTCACAGAAACGAATCCTCAGAGCTTTGACAACAAACTGTGTCAGTTACAGCTCTATACTTCTACACAGCGAGTTTGCAGCATAATAGCAGCCAAATACAGTATGTTATGTGCTCCaggaaaaatgttttactgtagTTAAATAAGTgtgacgaggctgaagttgccttcctattcatcatcatcatcttatcTAGATTTTCCCATTGCATCTTAagtggtgtagcagttacattctgtacCGATACAGTCAATCAATTATTCCATCTCTAGTTAAAAATACAGCTTGACGGAAGTCTTAAGCTTGTATGTTCTGAACTGCTGAGTCAACACGGTTCTCAGTCAGTGGCTCACTCTGAACGTTAACCACAGCAGCAAATAGTTCATACATTTCTCAGAGCTTACACTTTGAAGTGGCACTACATTTTTAGAATAGAAGAAACGGAGGGAAATAGCttgctttagtttttttatgCCATCTGCATGTTCATGAAATTGTTTCTCTAGTGTTTGTTTAACTTGCCACAGATGATGAAATTACAGATAGTGCTTACGCTGACCATGTGATGTTTGTTCAGGTTAGAccttgattgtgtgtgtgtgtgtgttttatgtgtgtacaggtTTGTGAATCTGTTATTGAGCCATATGTCAGTGGAGGAGCTGAGAGAGGAGGCCTGTGACTGTCTCTTTGAGATTGTAAATAAGGGTATGGACCCTGTGGACAAAACCAAACTTGTGGAGTCTCTCTCCCAAGTTCTGCAGTCTGCTGGGTTTTTCATTGTAGAGCAGGTACACTTCATTTTTCATGCACATATTCATGAAGCATGTTTCTGAGTAATGAATGGGTAACTATATTTTATTAACTGTGTGTCTGTCAGGAGGAGGATGTGGACTTCCTGGCAAAGTTCTCACGACTGGTGAATGGGATGGGCCAGGCTCTGGTGCTAAGCTGGACTAAACTCAGTAAGATGGGAGACGTGAAGGTTGCTGCAGAAACGCTGCGAGCACTGGAGGCCAAGGTTCCTCTGATGCTACAGTTGCTCATCCATGAGGACGATGATATTTCAGCTAACATAGTGGGATTCTGTTACGACTACCTGCACATACTTAAACAAGTACATGctttcttctctccctcattcAGATGCATACAGAATTGATGTATTTTTAGGTCATTTTCATTGCAtacatgttttcttgtttttttcccagctCCCTCTCCTTACTGATCAGCAGAAGAATAATGTTGAGGTACAGAAACACCACTGAGATCACCATTTGCCTTTCTAGCTCTCTGTTTACCCCACAGTGCCCGCTaaggttttttttgtctttttcttttgaaCAGGCTGTCATGCTGGCTGTTATGAAAAAACTGACATATGACGATGAGTACAACTTTGAAAATGAGGTACTATTAATCTTCAATGTCATGGTTGTATTACCCTAACACATATTGTTAGGTaggtttattaataattaaagtgTACAAGTTGTTCATTAAAGTGTAGAAAGTGGTCATTATTTGTAATTTAACATTCATTCTGTCTATTTCTGTTGCAGGGTGAGGATGAGGCGATGTTTGTGGAGTATAGGAAGCAATTGAAGATGCTGCTGGATCGCCTGGCTCAGGTCTCCCCTGAACTCTTGCTAGAGTCCGTGCGCAGAGTCTTTACCAGTACCATGCAGTAAGGCCAAGCATACGCACTTATAAAATTATGTAATACTTGCAAAGAAATCATTTTACTGAAGATCTGCAGTTCAGCCATGCATAAAGCAGTAATGCTATAAACATTTAACCGTGTGCGTGTGCAGGAACTGGCAAACAGCACGATTCATGGAGGTGGAAGTAGCAATACGGCTGTTCTACATGATGGGGGAGGCACTGCCTGCATCACATGGTGCTCATTTTACAGGGGATGCCACCAAATCCAGCGCTCTACAGGACATGATGAGGACGGTAAAGAATGCCCACACTGTACTATACCTTTTTATACTGCACcaatgttataaaaaaaaaaaaaactaacgaTGGTGAAATGAGCTTTTAGATTTGTGTTATAGGAGGGTGTATTATAGAAAGAATCTTAGCAGAAAGTTATTTTAACAGGTTTGTATGTATGCCTGTATAGCTCATCTCCAGTGGAGTAAGTGAGTACCACCACACCTCGGTCACTCTGGAGTTTTTTGAGACTGTCGTACGCTACGACAAGTTTTTCATTGTGGAACCGCAGCACATTCCAAATGTCCTGGTGAGTTTTTAATTCCATGCCATTTGCAAACTACACAGAAATACTAACTTTGAGCTTGGCCAATAAAAAGTTGATTTGTATGTCCTGTACAGATGGCATTTCTAGACCATCGTGGTCTGAGACACAGCAGTCCAAAAGTGCGCAGTAGGGTGGCTTACCTTTTCTCCAGGTTCATCAAAACGCTACAGTAAGTTGGCCAACCAAACACCATCTAATTCACACCTTCTAGCAGAGCAGTTCTCACACTCTGGGGGTAGTAAGTGCAATGCCCCAGTCCCCTGTCCTCAGGTTTTTCATTTCACCTAACAAATGTGGGCCATCTCTTACctcttgtccattttattagcatGCTCTGCGGCTGTGAAGGGGACATGGCCCCATACAGTGATGTAACCGATTACTTGTCAAGTAGGTTGATGAGAACCGCTGATCTAGAAAACTTGTAAGTTCTGGCAAAGTGGATGAAAGTGGAATGAATGACCGCTGTATTTGGTGAAAACTCTGATCAGGTGTAACATTATGACCCCGTCCTTGTTTCTacgtcattgtccattttatcagccccacttactatataggtgcacagacacagcagtgctgctggagtttttaaacactgtccacttattGTCCACAttattagacgctcctaccttgtcagtccaccttgtagatgtaaggtcagagacaacagctcatctgctgctgcacagtttgtgttggtcaccctctagtccttcatcagtggtcacaggatgctgttggctggataattttggttggtggactatacTCAGtcaagcagtgacactgaggtgttttaaaaactccagcagcactgctgccaccacctaaatagtacctgctctttgagggtccatgggggtcctgaccactgaagaacactgtaAAAGGGGGCGAACAAatgcagagaaatagatggactgcagtctgttattgtaaaactacactgtgtgtgtgtgtaagtaaatTTAaggtttatttctgtttttaaacagtaaGCACATGAATGCCTACATTGAGGACATCCTGAGCCGAATACAGGACCTGCTGGAGTTGGCTCCTCCTGTAAGAGACACACCCCCAAAATACACCAAAGCAAAGATCCACAGAGTTGACCTGTCTTACTTagaccctctctcactctctcatatTCAGGAAAATGGCTTTCTGGCACTGTTGAGCAACGATGACCAGCTATTTATGTTTGAGACGGCTGGTGTTCTGATTGTGAACGGAGAGTGTCCAGCGGACAGAAAACAGGCTCTGATGCGCAGTCTTCTCACCCCGCTGATGGAGGCTTTTCGCTTGCTCCTCGCCAAGCTGACTCAAGAGGCTGATGAGGAGAGACAGACGGCCCTTGCTGACTGTCTGAGCCATGCAGTGGGCTTTGCCAGGTACACACATTATGatcaacatacacacacacacaccacacacacacacacacatgcacaaacaaaactgacaatgtgtgtgtttctactGATGGTAAATGCTACAGAAGTAGATGCTGTCTGTGATTAACAGGAGAATAACTGAGCACATGCAACGCACAACACTCATCAGAATAATCTTTGTTTATATGTTCGGTATATGCCTCTAGGGAGGTCACACATTTAGCCCTAGAAGATGTAGTTTAAGTATTTGGACTGTGACGTTTGTTGTTTTGACTCCACAGCATGTGATATGTCAGTGTCTGGTTACTTTTGAGCTTCACTGTATATGGATTTCATTGTACTGACTCTTCTCTCCCTCAcgctccatctctccctctcagccGTACCAGTAAGGCATTCAGTAACAAGCAGACGGTGAAGCTGTGTGGCTGCTCTGAGGTGTATCTGGATTGCCTGCAGACCTTTCTGCCTGCTCTGAGTTGTCCAGTGCAGCGGGGCACTCTGCGCAGTGCTGTGCGTTCCTTTCTCCATCGCATGATCATCTGTTTAGAGGAGGAGGTGCTGCCCTTCATTCCAGCAGCATCTGAGCACATGTTGAAAGACTGTGAGCCAAAAGACCTGCAAGAGTTTATCCCCCTCATCAACCAGATCACAGCCAAGTTTAAGGTGTGCTGGAAGAGATTACTCAGTGAAAACATGATGATGTCTTTAGAGTGACTTTCCTGTATATGCATTTTTGGATAAAGTGGAATGGTGGTATTGATTGAATCTTTTTCATTTAGATTTATGGATAACGTAGGTCTGAAAAAATTACCTTTCAGTTGaatttcgtgtgtgtgtgtgtgtgtgtgtgtgtgtgtgtgtgtgtgtacacacatacatacatacacacacactggatgCAAGGAGCCTGGACCAACGTAAGGTTACAGGAAATTCGCAGTATCACgatttgcttttctcagcatatCATTGCTATCAGTACTTAAACTGAATACCTGTGTTTAATTACAAGAAGATCGTTTTAGTTTTTAGATTTAGTACAGTGCAGTAGTTAAATGCTGAATAAAcatctgagtgtgtgtctgtgtgtatatgcatatgtattttAAGACCATGTCATGGTGTTATGTCTTGGTTGTCACCTCATAGCCAACCAAAAGCCATAGTCACTGAGTTACCTACTGCTGTAAGTTAGGCTAATCAGTTGTTCTCTATGTCTGTGTCTCTACCTCTAGAGCCAGGTATCTCCCTTCCTGCAGCAAGTGTTTATGCCGTTGGTTCTGGCAATTTTTGAGGTGTTATCTCGGCCTGCAGAAGACAACGACCAGACTGCAGCCCTTGAGAATCAGATGCTGAGAAGGAGTTACTTTAGCTTCATCCAGACCGTTGCCAGCAGTGGCATGAATGAAGTCATGGCCAACCAAGGTGAGAAGACGCACATAGTGAAACGTTATCGTAGAAATCTTTATGTTGCAAATgcaaatttattttcattaactttaattatttttatgccAGGTGCAGAAAATATTGAGCGTGTGCTGTTCACAATCATCCAGGGAGCGGTTGACTTTCCTGACCCTGTTGCCCAGAAGACCTGTTTCATCATCCTCTCTAAACTAGTGGAGCTATGGGGTACTTGGAAAACTCAGAATTTATTCCTGATCTTGTCAAGTCAAATGAGGTTGAGGCTACCTTAAACACTAGTGAAACACTAGTTTGTAGGCTTAGCTTCATAGATTTACTTCTATATAGACCTGTGAATATGGTGGAATTAATGATTGTCCATACATGAATGTGAAAAAACTGGATCACCTTGCTTGGTTGCTGCTAAGCTGTATCAGTTATGAGGGGAGAAAGTAACTAATTTAACTGCCTCCTTAAACATAGCCTTACGTTGTTTTTTTGGTACTAAAATTGGTGCTTTCAAATGGGATTTCGCATACATATGCATTTCAGTTTACTAATGGAAAGAATTGTGGGAAAAAATAAGGTCACGGTCCTAATTAAAGGTTatgactgactttttttttttttttttttttttttttaattcgcTCAGGTGGTAAAGACGGTTTGGTTGGGTTTCCAGACtttatctataaacacattgtCCCAGCCTGCTTCCTGGCCCCTCTCAAACCGACCTTTGACCTTTCAGATGCCCAGACTGTCCTGGTAAGTCTTTTTAGGCCTTCTGTAGTAAACTGGTGTCACACCCAAATAGAAAATTGGCTACTCTGCTACTTTGCTTAAATTGCATTGCAAACTCTTGCATTTCAGACCTTATCTGAGTGTACACTGACGCTGAAAATTATTCATCTCAAGAGGGTGAGTCTAGTTCTTTTTCCCTGGCTTAGTAGTATAGTGAAGCCAGTAGTGTTGAGTGATCAGACTGATAAATGCTTTATGAATGGATACAGACCTTACAGAAGTTTACAAGTAATTGGATATTTGCCTGTTGACATtacaaatattaacaaaaaaaaagtatgtatgtgtacacacacacacacacacacacacacacacacacacacacacacacacacaccctttcatttttttgagaTTCTAACAGCATTTGTCTCCACCCCCCCACCTCCAGGGTCTGGAGTTTGTTCAGTTCTTGCAGCAGGAGTACTTGCCCTCTCTACAAGTCTCACCTGAAATCACACAGGTACTTGACCAGGGGGATATTTCACATGGCAAGATTTCTTAATTTAGCCAGATAATCTAAGCCTGAAGTCAAGGTTGTCTAATAGGTAAAGGGCTGAGGGACATTCCTATTCCTATCTTCATCTTTGGGTTTAAGTTATCTGTGTAACAAGAGATGCTGTTTGCTTTCGTTTGTAAGAACACATGTATTGTCTTTGAATGGATATAATTCGTTCTGATCTCTCTGCTGTTTGTATCTTCTATTCAGGAACTGTGTCAAGTGCTACAACAACCAGATACCAAGGTTCTGAAAAACTACATGAAGGTATTTCCAACTAATAACATTTGTTCTGTAACTTCTTGTTGTCTCTTCAGACTTCTTAAATATTCATCTGAACTTCAATTGTttactccatctctctctctctccctccctttagGCATTCTTTCAGCGAgccaaactgtaaaaaaaactggaaGTTAAAGGGTTACAGAAACTCCAGTCCAAGGGGACGACAGTTGTCAGTGCCACTTACAGTACAACATAAAGACAGAGTTTAGCATAGGCTGCTTTTGCACTTAAAGAGAGAAGCTTAACCACACCCATCCCTGGTGTAAGGGAAATGGTGCCGTAACGGGACTCTCGCGAGGATGAGCTATCACAACGGTGACCACAGCCCTCCAGTGACCTAGGCCCAGTCAGAGTCGTGCTCTTCATGTGGATTTAACCTCCTGGTGTTGGGAAGGATGCCCATGATCAGCCAACGTGACTGGGCAGAATGCTAGTGGGAGACTGGAAGGGGTTTTGATCGAAGAGAAAtgtctgtcccaacttcacCCTTTCCTACCGAAACGaggaacaaaaaaagaaaaattggcACTTGAAAATATGAAACTATCTCagtaatattttgtatttgtaagAGAGTGTTTTCTTGGTTTAAACAATCTGTAgggagtttaaaaaaaactagaaTTTAAAGATATGAAGATATTTTTGATTGAGTGGTTGAAACGAGGTTTCTCTAATGAGTTGGAGCAGAAGAAGGGCTGGTTTGAGACAATTTTATTTAATGACTGATTTGATTTTTCCTTTTATGTTGTAGAAGGGAAGTATTTAGGTTTTACTTTGAGTTTATTGGGAGGAATATGAAAGTGCTCTTGATCCTGGCCTGGGTCCTGGGTCTGAAACattttgtcccattcttgtcagATGTGAACAGTTAAATGATCAGAATCTGCTTCTCTTTCtgatttgtaaaataaatatttttttttgttgatggcATGTTAAATGCAGTATAACCCACTTAAACTGTACAGTCCCTCACTGCGCTGTCTTAAAGCAGTTAGACATCACTTGCCAGCGAAACACTAAACGAATAGCAAACCTGATGAAAAGATCAAGGGAAATGACAATATGTAGACAtcaaaagacattttaacatCCATTTGAAGCTCTCATTCCTACGAATTATGCAAAGTCAGCCTTTTCTGCTCCTACATTCTGGCAAAAATCTGCATTTGTACATTACTGCCAGTCTGAGGGCTCAGCTAGTGTCTCTGTGGCTGTGATGTTTCAGTGTTGGCCAGCAGGGCTGTTTAGTACTGTAGAGGAACAGTTTTATGACACAGACTGCATGTTAGAATTGCACAAATTTAGGCTGTTCTGgctaaaattaagaaaaataaaacctgtttaaAACTTTAATAATAATGGGCAGGATTAGACGTTGTATGAGCAGATGGTGTTGAAGCACGTGgtaaattacttttataaaagcTTCAGTTCAATGAAGCTTGattttaaaacatgcagtttgcaaTGATCTGGGAGGCTTAATGTTGGCCTTGTGTCTCGAAAACTATCAAATCCTGTCTTTGCAAACCCAAACTGTAACATGACGTTGAGTTGCATAGGAAAAAACAGGTGGGTCGGGGCAGGATCATTATAAATCTGAATGGTTCTAGAAGGCAGAGGTGACCATCTTCGGATGAGGGTTAGGACGGAATCTTTGCCCCTTCTAATGAGTACATATTGGTCCGTAATGCAGGCCATGTAATACATACAAAACTGGTTTGATTTGATTCCTGGGTTCTGCTCAAAATGTCTCAAAGAATAAAGTTTTATGCTCTTTTTCATATTCCTCGGTTTTTCTATGAATCACTGCTAGTGGTCTCAAGTCATACTAAAGCATTGTATCACATGCTGGATTGTTGGatttaaataaagcaaacatCTGGTCTTCTCCTGAACATCCTGCAGTACATGAACCAAGGTAATTAACAGGAAATACAGTACTTCATATTTCCACCTTAGCAGTACAATTCTGTGAATATTCTCAGTATTCTTGTAAAATTGTAAACAAGGCTTTGCAGCGTTTTTCACACTCTGAGCTGTgtattactgtatatttatatcAGTTGTTTTGCTGTATGATGTGTGAAGCAAAATGAGTCAAGCTCACACAAGACTATTCAggtctgtttctgctgtttgttcACGTAGACTCACAGTTCTAGTATAATACTGCACATCACACTGTCTGGGTTAAGTCTTGGTCTGGGTTAAGTCTTTAGGCGTCATGCTGTCTCCTACAGTATATCCTGCACAGCTTGTCAACAAATGAATGTTTTGACAACAGCAGCACACCTTTCCCATGTATTTACcagcacttctggaagaacaccGCTAAATCATCTCACATCCTGTATCCAACAACACTCACCCAGCCCTCAGCAGCAGCCCAATCTTAAAGCAATGAAGAGAGTTATGCCAAATTGATGAAAAAGAGATACAAGATTTCATTATATTTCAGGCTGACATATCTTTGTCAATACTTATTTTTGATATCCCTTTCACATTCTTGTCAATCTTTTTGTCATGGACCAATAAAGTATCTAATATAATCTCTAGTTAATGGATTCACTCATTATGCATCAAAATC
This window encodes:
- the xpot gene encoding exportin-T, with product MACESALPAIMDEQALMGLNPNADACYRQRALAYFEQLKESQDGWEVCGEALAKGIYSDDHVKFFCFQVLEHQIKYRHGSLTGAQQQLIRETLMKWLQLQLMSTQSEKPFIKNKAAQVFALTFIMEYLTVWPKFFFDLLSLVGLSPHGLDIYLRTLMAIDAEVVDRDILHSPEETRRNTLIKDSMRENCIPALVESWYQILQTYQQSNSELTCQCLEVVGAYVSWIDLNLIANDRFVNLLLSHMSVEELREEACDCLFEIVNKGMDPVDKTKLVESLSQVLQSAGFFIVEQEEDVDFLAKFSRLVNGMGQALVLSWTKLSKMGDVKVAAETLRALEAKVPLMLQLLIHEDDDISANIVGFCYDYLHILKQLPLLTDQQKNNVEAVMLAVMKKLTYDDEYNFENEGEDEAMFVEYRKQLKMLLDRLAQVSPELLLESVRRVFTSTMQNWQTARFMEVEVAIRLFYMMGEALPASHGAHFTGDATKSSALQDMMRTLISSGVSEYHHTSVTLEFFETVVRYDKFFIVEPQHIPNVLMAFLDHRGLRHSSPKVRSRVAYLFSRFIKTLHKHMNAYIEDILSRIQDLLELAPPENGFLALLSNDDQLFMFETAGVLIVNGECPADRKQALMRSLLTPLMEAFRLLLAKLTQEADEERQTALADCLSHAVGFASRTSKAFSNKQTVKLCGCSEVYLDCLQTFLPALSCPVQRGTLRSAVRSFLHRMIICLEEEVLPFIPAASEHMLKDCEPKDLQEFIPLINQITAKFKSQVSPFLQQVFMPLVLAIFEVLSRPAEDNDQTAALENQMLRRSYFSFIQTVASSGMNEVMANQGAENIERVLFTIIQGAVDFPDPVAQKTCFIILSKLVELWGGKDGLVGFPDFIYKHIVPACFLAPLKPTFDLSDAQTVLTLSECTLTLKIIHLKRGLEFVQFLQQEYLPSLQVSPEITQELCQVLQQPDTKVLKNYMKAFFQRAKL